The Chryseobacterium aureum genome contains a region encoding:
- a CDS encoding T9SS type A sorting domain-containing protein translates to MKLYPIAAALLCINMYAQEQNTLKDNQKQLQKLYAKYEKDLKKAHKIAKAAGIPPNLYNEEDYKRTMDPVTGRTNFEGLAKVNQDILTGKYKASHPMSFISRPNTSATSKIVNEPWIERGPYSVGGRTRAIMYDPNDPTGKRVFAGSVSGGLWVNQDPSVASNEWQPLSTFWANTSVSSITYDPNNPQIFYVGTVEAPTGDAVGSGIWKSTNGGTTWTQIFTIPVTYSSSGVRNGNFYINDIKVRNNNGVSEVYAGVSGSYVGISFNDGWQGLSQAGLYKSTDGGATFTKNNSLLALNTTTGVTSTTGYSIQQIEIGADNAVWVSTRSSRFSNIDSGGRIFKSADGNTFNQMYNVGSSGARVNFTLSKTDANKIYAFMQGASSSEPIRIAKSADGGTTWQATNDAAPVLTLPAAADTSIPANDFTRQQSFYDMIIETDPQDDNTLYIGGIDLYKSTNGGANWTQISKWSNNNNMAALQVSQVHADQHEIVFNPYNNYATGQMLFGNDGGIYYAANKSTIGSVGGFSVRNTRYNVTQFYSGMLNPVKTPADEELLAGAQDNGSWWLYGVPQANNFLTAQAATGGDGMYTEYDDQDNYEIASYTNNNHYLLTNNSYNLITTSANRSLGHFVNEIALDRINDVFFSYRSGLTLFRTSGLSATATTFTNNTVTVGTAQTGEQISWMKVSPYTTASTTLFVGTNLGRIFKVTNANTTSYAAALLTSPITGTVSDIEFGANENEIITTFSNYNLTSVFYSTDGGTTWQNKEGNLPDMPVRTVLRNPDNPDEVLVGTEMGVWGTTNFLSLTPEWASVTGNIGNVRITNLDYRPATKTVLVSTYGRGAWTTQNTVTSLATTETKSKKDVNIIYPNPSKGISHLRFDTNKYSTVDISIVDGSGRLVYSKKNVKSDEEFGQKLVPGTYILKAESKGEIVYSGNFLVLGRTGGDDD, encoded by the coding sequence ATGAAACTTTACCCTATTGCAGCAGCCTTGCTTTGCATCAATATGTATGCACAGGAGCAAAATACGCTTAAGGACAATCAAAAACAGCTCCAGAAACTGTATGCTAAATATGAGAAAGACCTGAAAAAAGCTCATAAAATTGCAAAAGCAGCAGGAATACCTCCTAATTTATACAATGAAGAGGATTACAAAAGAACAATGGATCCTGTTACAGGAAGAACCAATTTCGAAGGACTGGCAAAAGTGAACCAGGATATCTTAACAGGTAAATACAAGGCCTCACATCCTATGTCTTTTATCTCCAGACCAAATACCTCCGCAACAAGTAAAATTGTCAACGAACCCTGGATCGAAAGAGGTCCATACAGTGTAGGCGGAAGAACAAGAGCGATCATGTATGATCCCAATGATCCTACAGGTAAAAGAGTATTTGCAGGAAGTGTTTCAGGAGGTCTTTGGGTAAATCAGGATCCTTCCGTAGCCTCCAATGAGTGGCAGCCATTAAGTACATTCTGGGCCAATACCTCTGTTTCAAGTATTACGTATGACCCTAATAACCCACAAATTTTTTATGTAGGAACAGTAGAGGCGCCAACCGGTGATGCAGTAGGGTCGGGAATATGGAAATCAACGAACGGAGGAACCACCTGGACGCAGATTTTCACCATTCCGGTAACTTATTCTTCTTCTGGAGTAAGAAATGGTAATTTCTATATCAATGATATTAAAGTAAGGAATAATAACGGCGTTTCAGAAGTATATGCCGGAGTAAGCGGTTCTTACGTAGGAATTTCTTTCAATGACGGATGGCAGGGACTGAGCCAGGCAGGATTATATAAATCTACTGATGGCGGTGCGACATTCACTAAGAACAACAGTCTGCTTGCGCTTAATACCACTACCGGTGTTACCAGTACAACAGGATACTCTATTCAGCAGATAGAAATAGGAGCAGATAATGCAGTATGGGTTTCTACAAGATCTTCCCGGTTTTCAAACATAGATTCCGGAGGAAGAATCTTTAAATCTGCAGATGGAAATACATTTAATCAGATGTATAATGTAGGCAGCAGCGGTGCAAGAGTAAACTTTACCCTTTCTAAAACAGATGCCAATAAAATATATGCATTTATGCAGGGAGCCAGTTCGTCTGAGCCCATCAGAATTGCGAAATCAGCAGACGGAGGGACCACCTGGCAGGCCACCAATGATGCAGCTCCTGTTTTGACATTGCCTGCTGCAGCTGATACAAGTATTCCTGCTAATGACTTTACAAGGCAGCAGTCTTTTTATGATATGATCATAGAAACAGATCCTCAGGACGATAATACCCTGTATATCGGCGGTATTGATTTGTACAAATCTACCAATGGAGGAGCAAACTGGACACAGATCTCAAAGTGGTCCAATAACAATAATATGGCTGCTTTGCAGGTTTCACAGGTGCATGCGGACCAGCACGAAATTGTATTCAATCCTTATAATAACTACGCAACAGGACAGATGTTGTTTGGAAATGACGGAGGAATCTATTATGCCGCTAACAAATCCACGATAGGGTCCGTAGGCGGATTTTCGGTAAGAAATACCAGATATAATGTAACGCAGTTTTACTCTGGAATGCTGAACCCTGTAAAAACACCTGCTGACGAAGAATTATTAGCAGGAGCCCAGGATAACGGATCATGGTGGCTGTATGGTGTACCGCAGGCCAATAATTTCCTTACAGCCCAGGCTGCTACAGGCGGAGACGGAATGTATACGGAATATGATGATCAGGATAACTACGAAATTGCAAGTTATACAAACAACAACCACTATTTATTAACAAATAACTCATATAACCTTATCACTACCAGTGCTAACAGAAGCTTAGGGCACTTTGTAAACGAAATAGCGCTGGACAGAATCAATGATGTTTTCTTTTCTTACCGTTCCGGACTTACGCTTTTCAGAACATCCGGACTTTCTGCTACGGCTACAACATTTACCAACAATACAGTCACGGTAGGAACTGCACAAACCGGAGAGCAGATTTCCTGGATGAAAGTATCTCCCTATACTACAGCTTCTACCACTCTCTTTGTAGGGACCAACCTGGGAAGAATCTTTAAAGTGACAAATGCCAACACTACATCTTACGCGGCAGCCTTATTAACTTCACCGATAACAGGAACTGTATCTGATATAGAATTTGGAGCAAATGAAAATGAAATTATCACCACTTTCTCCAACTATAACCTGACCAGTGTTTTTTATTCCACAGATGGCGGAACTACATGGCAGAATAAAGAAGGTAACCTTCCGGACATGCCTGTAAGAACTGTATTGAGAAACCCGGACAATCCGGATGAAGTGCTGGTGGGAACAGAAATGGGCGTATGGGGTACGACCAACTTCCTGTCTCTAACTCCTGAATGGGCTTCTGTAACAGGAAATATAGGAAATGTGAGAATTACCAATTTAGATTACAGACCCGCCACTAAAACTGTTTTGGTTTCCACTTACGGAAGAGGAGCCTGGACAACTCAGAATACTGTGACTTCATTGGCCACAACAGAAACAAAATCTAAAAAAGATGTGAATATTATCTATCCAAACCCGTCTAAGGGAATTTCTCATCTGAGATTTGATACGAATAAATACAGCACTGTAGATATAAGCATTGTTGATGGATCAGGCAGACTGGTATACAGTAAGAAAAATGTAAAGTCTGATGAAGAGTTTGGACAAAAATTGGTACCCGGAACTTATATACTGAAAGCCGAATCTAAAGGAGAAATCGTATATAGTGGAAACTTCCTGGTATTAGGACGTACTGGAGGTGATGATGATTAG
- a CDS encoding DUF3467 domain-containing protein: MDNNQNPQDGNINIELNEMVAAGIYANLALVNHSPSEFVVDFIQLMPGVQQAKVRSRVILAPLHAKRVLSALQQNIANYEQQFGEIKEVEPFVLGGNNVQA, translated from the coding sequence ATGGACAACAATCAAAATCCACAAGACGGAAACATCAACATCGAATTAAACGAAATGGTAGCTGCTGGTATCTATGCTAACCTTGCATTGGTAAACCACTCTCCATCTGAATTTGTAGTAGACTTTATTCAGTTGATGCCAGGTGTTCAGCAGGCTAAAGTAAGATCAAGAGTTATTCTTGCTCCTCTTCACGCTAAAAGAGTATTAAGCGCTCTTCAGCAGAACATCGCTAACTACGAGCAGCAGTTCGGAGAAATCAAAGAAGTTGAGCCTTTCGTATTGGGAGGAAACAACGTTCAAGCGTAA
- a CDS encoding Crp/Fnr family transcriptional regulator — MIDNSFAVSKFGFLGADFLSELEKHAVAIDIKAKTEIIREGQKNKFVPFLIKGSIKVFTLNDGRELIYYYIKPKDSCLMTFSSILTDYISRVYAIAEEDSRAILIPVSIMHEWLIKFPEINKLFYHEYDRRFSEVMNMVNDAVFHRLDKRVLNYIKQQISTTGNNPLKITHREIANSLGTSREVVSRVLKKIESEGEIVQSKEGIKVAVNENVRIV, encoded by the coding sequence ATGATTGATAATTCATTTGCCGTAAGTAAATTTGGCTTTCTAGGTGCCGATTTTTTATCTGAGCTGGAAAAGCATGCTGTTGCTATAGATATAAAAGCAAAAACTGAAATCATAAGGGAAGGTCAGAAAAACAAATTTGTTCCTTTTTTAATAAAAGGCTCTATCAAGGTTTTTACCCTTAATGATGGCAGAGAGCTCATCTACTATTACATCAAACCGAAAGACAGCTGTCTGATGACCTTTTCATCTATCCTTACAGATTATATCAGCCGGGTATATGCCATTGCAGAAGAAGATTCCAGAGCCATCCTTATTCCCGTTTCTATTATGCATGAATGGCTCATTAAGTTTCCGGAAATCAATAAACTCTTTTATCACGAATATGACCGTAGGTTTTCAGAAGTAATGAATATGGTAAATGATGCTGTTTTCCACAGGCTGGATAAAAGGGTTCTGAACTATATTAAACAGCAGATTTCAACTACAGGAAACAATCCTCTTAAGATTACCCACCGTGAAATTGCTAACAGTTTGGGAACTTCAAGAGAAGTGGTAAGCCGGGTTTTGAAAAAAATTGAAAGTGAAGGTGAAATTGTTCAGAGCAAAGAAGGGATAAAAGTAGCTGTAAATGAAAATGTTAGGATCGTCTAA
- a CDS encoding TonB-dependent receptor produces MKKYIGIAALLGCTIAYAQQTQEGSIDEVNILGRKKIKQERAEFKRHAQSVETLSEEDLNRNNPAAIDQTLSTMPGLQVDKRTNFGGQRLVLRGYGNDQKFNNWGVKAYWNNMPLTNAEGITVLDDVDFAYVTNVEVIKGPAATMYGGGVGGAVRFYTRPDFTKGASVSENAMFGAFRTFQSRTQLNVADDNYSVSAAYGHLETDGYRPNGGGLKNFFNINGTVKLSKKDQLSFFASQAYSYEHTSGQISYDDYYAGIDNGNPAYIRKNSGTKIKSTRVGLSNTVSLTSNLRNYTTLFYYNANTESVSAGAYGITSAPNVGLRSTFTLKNDFKDFENRLDFGAEIQNSVSTTSSYRFTGSETEPLQTTGMAGASYFKYNNNQSTYFVIDYLTYKPWGLTLLAGISGNRTNYDRKDLYALPDLIAGRKDQSFNKKYDMAYTPHFALQKEWKHQIFNLSYSEGYNSPTAASSFITATNTTNDDLKPERARMVDFSVHGLLLNTKLDYRISAFRIDYSDKLTQLVIPNSTTPGQTYWTNTGSQKNTGLEVSVGYQYRAENSFIERIVPFVNLSYYDAKYKDFTTIVGGRKDTYDHKTVVGVPRNKYAVGLDIFTKPGFYLVNTYNYLGNVYTDFNNANLVKGFGLLNSKLGFKKSFNNFDLDVYVMGNNLTSQINYTFLFLGNNINDSDKGSNYTVPTDLNPGPGKAYFFYGFNVKYRF; encoded by the coding sequence ATGAAAAAATATATAGGCATAGCAGCTTTGTTAGGCTGTACAATTGCATATGCTCAGCAAACACAGGAAGGATCAATTGATGAGGTCAATATTCTGGGAAGAAAAAAAATTAAACAGGAGCGTGCAGAATTCAAAAGACACGCACAATCCGTAGAAACCCTTTCTGAAGAGGATCTGAACAGAAATAATCCTGCCGCAATAGATCAGACTTTATCTACAATGCCTGGACTTCAGGTAGACAAACGAACCAATTTCGGAGGGCAGAGGCTGGTATTGAGAGGCTATGGAAATGATCAGAAATTTAATAACTGGGGCGTAAAAGCCTACTGGAACAATATGCCTTTGACCAATGCCGAAGGAATTACCGTATTGGATGATGTGGATTTTGCTTACGTAACCAACGTTGAGGTTATTAAAGGGCCTGCTGCTACCATGTATGGAGGAGGGGTAGGAGGTGCAGTACGTTTCTATACCCGTCCGGACTTTACAAAAGGAGCATCCGTTTCCGAAAATGCAATGTTTGGAGCATTCAGGACCTTTCAGTCAAGAACACAGTTGAATGTTGCTGATGATAATTATTCAGTAAGTGCCGCATACGGACATCTTGAAACAGACGGGTACAGACCGAATGGAGGAGGATTGAAAAACTTTTTCAATATAAACGGTACCGTAAAATTAAGCAAAAAAGACCAGTTAAGTTTCTTTGCAAGCCAGGCATATTCCTATGAACATACCTCAGGACAGATTTCCTACGATGACTATTATGCAGGCATTGATAATGGAAATCCTGCCTATATCCGGAAAAATTCAGGGACGAAAATAAAATCCACAAGAGTAGGATTGAGCAATACGGTAAGTCTTACTTCAAATTTAAGAAACTATACAACCCTGTTTTATTATAATGCAAACACGGAAAGTGTTTCGGCCGGAGCATATGGCATTACGAGCGCTCCGAATGTAGGATTACGTTCCACTTTTACATTAAAGAACGATTTTAAAGACTTTGAAAACCGATTGGATTTCGGAGCTGAAATACAGAATTCTGTATCTACGACTTCAAGTTACCGCTTTACCGGATCAGAAACAGAACCTTTACAGACAACAGGAATGGCCGGAGCTTCTTATTTTAAATACAATAACAATCAATCCACTTATTTTGTCATTGATTATCTAACGTATAAACCTTGGGGACTTACCCTATTGGCAGGGATCAGCGGGAATAGAACCAACTATGACAGAAAAGATCTTTATGCCTTGCCAGATCTCATCGCCGGCCGTAAAGACCAGTCATTCAATAAAAAATATGACATGGCTTATACCCCGCATTTTGCGTTACAGAAAGAATGGAAACATCAGATTTTTAATCTGAGCTACAGCGAAGGATACAATTCTCCTACCGCAGCCTCTTCATTTATTACGGCTACCAATACTACGAATGATGATTTAAAACCCGAACGTGCAAGAATGGTTGACTTCAGTGTACACGGACTTTTACTGAATACGAAATTAGATTACCGTATTTCTGCATTCAGAATCGACTATTCTGATAAACTTACACAGCTTGTCATTCCTAACAGTACCACTCCGGGACAAACGTATTGGACTAATACCGGAAGTCAAAAAAATACAGGACTGGAAGTCAGTGTAGGGTATCAGTACAGAGCCGAAAATTCTTTTATTGAAAGAATTGTTCCATTTGTAAACCTGTCTTATTATGATGCGAAGTATAAAGACTTTACAACCATAGTGGGAGGAAGAAAGGATACCTATGATCACAAAACCGTAGTGGGAGTCCCAAGAAATAAATACGCTGTAGGATTGGATATCTTTACCAAACCAGGTTTTTATCTTGTGAATACTTATAATTATTTAGGAAATGTGTACACAGATTTTAATAATGCAAACCTGGTAAAAGGATTTGGGCTGCTTAATTCAAAATTAGGATTTAAAAAATCTTTCAATAATTTTGATCTTGATGTATATGTAATGGGGAATAACCTTACCAGCCAGATTAATTATACCTTCCTGTTCTTAGGAAATAATATCAATGACTCAGATAAAGGAAGTAATTACACTGTTCCTACAGATCTTAATCCGGGACCCGGAAAAGCCTACTTCTTTTACGGATTCAACGTTAAATACAGATTCTAA
- a CDS encoding DUF5777 family beta-barrel protein codes for MTKTLLFLSVFSSGLVFAQEDLLKDIDTVKTNTETSQPAFKALQIVTGQSTKLAAQKEWYIIVAHRFGDISAGFKDFFGLDHASTKLGVIYGISDAVSVSLSRETNMKTFEGAVKYRLVKQSENFPVDIVGYNVMGANTELDKDTYPHLKFSDRLSYLTQALISRRFSDKLSVQLTPSFVHKNLYEPTIENKNQFLAGLGGRYKISKRVSVNAEYFVNFDDHSFYKNPLSLGVDIETGGHVFQLLLTNSQINSDIGYLTNATGRWGKGHIFFGFNLYRVF; via the coding sequence ATGACAAAAACTCTCTTATTTTTGTCAGTATTTTCTTCAGGTCTTGTCTTTGCACAGGAAGACCTGTTGAAAGATATTGATACCGTTAAAACCAATACAGAAACCTCTCAGCCCGCCTTCAAAGCCCTCCAGATTGTTACAGGTCAATCTACAAAGCTAGCTGCCCAAAAAGAATGGTATATTATCGTTGCCCATCGATTTGGTGATATAAGCGCAGGATTTAAAGATTTTTTTGGTCTGGATCATGCTTCCACCAAATTAGGTGTTATCTACGGTATTTCAGACGCTGTATCCGTGAGCCTTTCCAGAGAAACCAATATGAAAACATTTGAAGGAGCGGTGAAATACAGACTGGTAAAACAAAGTGAAAACTTTCCGGTAGATATTGTAGGGTACAACGTAATGGGCGCCAATACTGAATTGGATAAAGATACTTATCCCCATCTGAAGTTCAGTGACAGGCTTTCTTATCTTACACAGGCATTGATTTCAAGAAGATTCAGTGATAAGCTCTCCGTACAGCTTACCCCTTCTTTCGTTCATAAAAACCTTTACGAACCTACCATTGAAAACAAAAATCAGTTTCTGGCAGGGTTGGGAGGACGCTACAAAATCTCAAAAAGAGTTTCTGTGAATGCAGAATATTTTGTGAATTTCGATGATCACAGTTTTTATAAAAACCCCTTATCATTGGGAGTGGATATAGAAACCGGGGGACATGTTTTCCAGCTTTTACTTACAAACTCCCAGATAAATTCAGATATCGGATATCTTACCAATGCTACCGGAAGATGGGGAAAGGGACATATTTTCTTTGGGTTTAATCTTTATAGAGTTTTTTAA